A part of Amphiprion ocellaris isolate individual 3 ecotype Okinawa chromosome 16, ASM2253959v1, whole genome shotgun sequence genomic DNA contains:
- the map3k4 gene encoding mitogen-activated protein kinase kinase kinase 4 isoform X3, with translation MIRQVKPVKDASQQNLDMDESWDSPSEEEEALYGTSPPYTSRQMKRMSGKHQRNSQARSAGRSPNKTDISPSVLRESPKPAEPPEEHSYKQGKKQRATQRTTERDHKKTFEGSFMLDPLSKSSHFGALNMDPRKHYLSLGCSSGKLPVTVPHITRTHRQTSRTDCPADRLKFFETLRLLLKLTSMSSKRKEKEQRGLENMPYLGHNNEVIWLELQAWHARRSTNDQDYFLFTARQAIPDIINEVLHFKVNYDSLRGAQCSGSQKILGDYQSIPDLLCGEEREPAVAETNHCGVDPWGFSACPSSAMNAAEPLGSGSDCREHLQRQRLAFEQVKRVMELLESVEALYPSLQALQKDYEKYAARDFQGRVQALCLWLNITQDLNQKLRVMATVLGLHDLSRIGWPVFEIPSPRCSRGNEEENEEDEENDSTATFTAESDGEDRDAEEEEGELGHVAEGELSPTLTPKFARLLSEEEFLPTATTGSAEVTTGGVFCPTAIYRPFVDKALKQMGLRKLILRLHKLMDRSLQRSRAALLRHTPALEFADFPDPMLYSDYLPELSRHVSCSGPTDPELGADQVSWEDLLDMDLPSFRPAFLVLCRVLLNVIHECLKLRLEQRPAGEPSLLSIKQLVRECKEVLKGGLLMKQYYQFMLRGVVTDAQGLQTNANIDEFEEDLHKMLVVYFDYMHSWIQMLQQLPQASHSLKNLLEEEWHFTKVITPYIRGGEAQSGKLFCDIAGMLLKSTGEFLDAGLQKSGNEFWESADDSTASDEIRRSVIETSRSLKELFHEARERASKALGFAKMLRKDLEVAADFSITSGVTCLLEALKKRNYVKVQIPGLEELQVFVPCSVMDQRPLILQLLNAAAGKDCSKEPDEITEDDTYLLMSKHGAGDSTTDSDWAQWDGELLKLVPQMETVDTLRAMKVKNVLLIVMQSAHLVAQRKAFQQSMEDVLSLSREQTSSQPLIASALEELKDEALQLCIKISTAIDRVEYMFTTEFEAEVEESESATLHQYYREAMIQGYNFAFEYHKEVVRLMSGEFRQRIGERYIAFARKWMTYVLTKCESGRGTKPRWATQGFDFLQAIEPAFISALPEDDFLNLQALMNECIGHVIGKPHSPVTGLYLAPRNSPRPVKVPRCHSDPPNPNLFIPNADSFSSRSLPCDLRNQLFPNGPRPVPVPQGPGEHSHTKAPGSTPNDVSRGSSFHENDRLSSVAAELHFKSLSRHSSPTEDREEPSYPKGDPNSAARRSWELRTFISQSKDTAARQGPMEAVRRSIRKFEEKRYAVMKQRNIIGQVCHTPKSYDNVMHVGLRKVTFKWQRGNKIGEGQYGKVYTCINVDTGELMAMKEIRFQPNDHKTIKETADELKIFEGIKHPNLVRYFGVELHREEMYIFMEYCDEGTLEEVSRLGLQEHVIRLYSKQITTAINVLHEHGIVHRDIKGANIFLTSSGLIKLGDFGCSVKLRNNTHTMPGEVNSTLGTAAYMAPEVITRAKGEGHGRAADIWSLGCVLIEMVTGKRPWHEYEHNFQIMYKVGMGHKPPIPEKLSTEGKDFLGHCLESEPKRRWTASMLLDHPFVKVCTDEE, from the exons ATGATAAG GCAGGTGAAGCCAGTGAAAGATGCATCCCAGCAGAACTTGGATATGGATGAGTCTTGGGACTCTCccagtgaggaggaggaagctctGTATGGCACATCACCTCCTTATACCTCCCGTCAGATGAAACGCATGTCTGGCAAGCATCAAAGGAACAGCCAGGCGAGGAGTGCTGGTCGGTCTCCAAACAAAA CCGACATCAGCCCATCTGTCCTGAGAGAAAGTCCTAAGCCAGCAGAGCCCCCTGAGGAGCACAGCTACAAGCAAGGCAAGAAGCAGAGGGCCACACAGCGCACCACGGAGAGAGACCACAAGAAAACCTTCGAAGGCTCCTTCATGCTGGATCCACTCTCAAAGTCGAGCCATTTCGGTGCCCTCAACATGGATCCCCGCAAGCATTACTTGAGTTTGGGTTGCAGCAGTGGCAAACTTCCTGTGACTGTGCCCCATATTACCCGGACCCATCGCCAGACATCCAGGACAGACTGTCCTGCTGACCGCCTCAAGTTCTTTGAGACTCTTCGGCTGCTGCTCAAGCTCACATCTATGTCCTctaagaggaaggagaaggagcaGAGGGGCCTAGAGAACATGCCCTACTTGGGTCACAACAACGAGGTCATTTGGTTGGAGCTGCAGGCATGGCATGCTCGACGTTCCACCAACGACCAAGACTATTTTCTTTTCACTGCCCGCCAAGCAATCCCTGACATCATCAATGAGGTGCTGCACTTTAAGGTCAACTATGACAGCCTGAGAGGGGCTCAGTGTTCAGGGTCTCAAAAAATCCTGGGGGACTATCAGAGTATTCCAGATCTACTCTGTGGAGAGGAAAGGGAGCCTGCTGTAGCAGAGACCAACCACTGTGGTGTAGATCCCTGGGGCTTTAGCGCCTGCCCCTCATCAGCGATGAATGCGGCAGAGCCATTAGGTTCTGGCTCTGATTGCAGAGAACATCTCCAGCGCCAGCGGCTGGCATTTGAGCAGGTCAAGCGGGTTATGGAACTATTGGAGTCTGTGGAAGCTTTGTATCCCTCTTTGCAGGCCCTACAGAAGGACTATGAAAAGTATGCAGCGCGTGACTTCCAGGGCAGAGTGCAGGCGCTCTGTCTGTGGCTGAACATCACGCAGGACCTCAACCAGAAGCTGCGCGTTATGGCCACTGTGTTGGGCCTCCATGATCTGTCCCGTATCGGGTGGCCTGTCTTTGAGATCCCTTCACCTCGCTGCTCACGTGGAAATGAAGAAGAGaatgaggaagatgaggagaatGACTCAACTGCCACTTTTACAGCTGAAAGTGATGGAGAGGACAGGGatgctgaggaagaggagggggaatTGGGACATGTAGCAGAGGGAGAGTTGTCTCCCACTCTGACTCCTAAATTTGCCCGATTGTTGTCAGAAGAGGAGTTTCTCCCAACTGCCACTACAGGAAGTGCAGAAGTGACCACGGGAGGAGTATTCTGCCCCACAGCCATTTACAGGCCGTTTGTGGATAAAGCCCTGAAACAGATGGGACTGCGTAAACTGATCCTCAGACTGCACAAACTGATGGACCGCTCTCTTCAGAGGTCCAGAGCAGCGCTGCTCCGCCACACTCCGGCGCTGGAG TTTGCAGACTTCCCAGACCCCATGCTGTACAGCGATTACCTGCCAGAACTGTCACGCCACGTATCCTGCAGTGGTCCGACTGATCCAGAGCTGGGAGCAGACCAGGTGTCCTGGGAGGACTTGCTGGATATGGATCTCCCATCCTTCCGTCCAGCATTCCTCGTGCTGTGCAGAGTCCTCCTCAATGTCATTCACGAATGCCTTAAACTACGACTTGAACAGAGGCCTGCTGGAGAGCCCTCACTGCTCAGTATCAAACAG TTGGTGCGTGAGTGTAAGGAGGTTCTTAAAGGTGGGCTACTGATGAAGCAGTATTATCAATTCATGCTGCGTGGCGTGGTGACTGATGCTCAGGGCTTGCAAACAAATGCCAATATTGATGAATTTGAAGAGGACCTTCACAAGATGCTGGTG GTTTACTTTGACTACATGCACAGTTGGATCCAGATGTTGCAGCAGCTGCCTCAGGCCTCTCACAGCCTAAAGAACCTGTTAGAGGAGGAGTGGCACTTTACCAAGGTCATCACTCCATACATTCGTGGAGGGGAGGCCCAGTCAGGGAAGCTTTTCTG TGACATTGCTGGGATGCTGCTCAAATCCACTGGAGAGTTCCTAGATGCTGGTCTGCAAAAGAGTGGTAATGAATTCTGGGAAAGCGCAGATGATAGCACCGCTTCAGATGAGATCAG GCGGTCGGTTATCGAGACTAGCCGGTCGCTTAAAGAGCTGTTCCACGAGGCCAGGGAGAGAGCGTCCAAGGCTCTGGGCTTCGCCAAAATGCTTCGCAAA GACTTGGAAGTTGCTGCGGATTTCAGTATCACTAGTGGGGTGACTTGTCTCTTGGAGGCACTGAAGAAGAGAAACTATGTCAAG GTTCAGATACCTGGTTTAGAAGAGCTCCAAGTTTTTGTACCCTGCAGCGTGATGGATCAACGGCCTCTCATCCTGCAGCTTCTTAATGCAGCTGCTGGCAAAGACTGCTCCAAAGAGCCGGACGAAATTACTGAGGACGACACCTACCTGCTCATGAGTAAACATGGAGCTGGGGATTCCACCACTGATTCTGACTGGGCTCAGTGGGACGGAGAGCTTCTCAAACTGGTCCCACAGATGGAAACTGTTGACACGTTACGGGCCATGAAg GTGAAGAATGTGCTCCTGATAGTGATGCAGTCAGCTCACCTGGTGGCTCAGCGAAAGGCCTTTCAGCAGTCCATGGAGGATGTGCTCAGTCTTAGCCGGGAGCAAACATCTAGTCAGCCTCTCATTGCGAGTGCTCTGGAAGAGCTCAAG GATGAGGCACTACAGCTATGCATTAAGATTAGCACTGCAATTGACCGAGTGGAGTACATGTTCACCACAGAGTTTGAGGCAGAGGTGGAGGAGTCCGAGTCAGCCACTCTGCATCAGTACTACAGGGAGGCGATGATACAGGGCTACAATTTTGCCTTTGAG TACCACAAGGAGGTAGTGCGGCTGATGTCAGGGGAGTTCAGGCAGAGAATCGGGGAACGCTACATAGCTTTTGCCCGCAAATGGATGACCTATGTCCTGACCAAATGTGAGAGTGGCAGGGGCACCAAGCCCAG GTGGGCGACTCAGGGTTTTGATTTTCTTCAGGCTATTGAACCTGCCTTTATATCAGCATTACCAGAGGATGACTTCCTG AATTTGCAAGCATTGATGAATGAATGTATCGGACACGTGATTGGAAAACCTCATAGCCCAGTTACTGGCCTGTACCTTG ctcCCAGGAATAGTCCTCGTCCTGTAAAGGTCCCTCGCTGCCATAGTGATCCACCAAACCCCAATTTATTTATCCCTAATGCTGACAGTTTCAG CTCTCGAAGTCTCCCCTGCGATCTCCGGAACCAGCTGTTCCCCAACGGCCCTCGCCCTGTCCCTGTCCCTCAGGGCCCAGGGGAACACAGCCACACCAAAGCACCCGGCAGCACCCCCAATGACGTCAG CAGGGGTTCCAGTTTCCATGAGAATGACCGCCTGTCGTCAGTTGCAGCAGAGTTGCATTTCAAATCTCTGAGCCGCCACTCCAGCCCCACCGAGGACAGAGAAG AACCTTCTTATCCTAAGGGAGACCCTAACAGTGCTGCACGCCGAAGCTGGGAGCTCCGCACCTTCATCAGTCAGTCCAAGG ACACCGCAGCACGACAAGGCCCCATGGAGGCTGTCCGTCGCTCAATTCGCAAGTTCGAGGAGAAGCGGTATGCTGTCATGAAGCAGCGCAACATCATTGGCCAAGTGTGTCACACACCCAAGTCCTATGATAACGTCATGCATGTTGGGCTCAGGAAGGTGACCTTTAAGTGGCAGAGGGGCAACAAGATAG GTGAGGGCCAGTATGGGAAAGTGTATACCTGCATTAATGTTGACACTGGAGAACTGATGGCTATGAAGGAG ATCCGATTTCAGCCGAATgatcacaaaacaatcaaagagACTGCAGATGAGCTGAAAATATTCGAAGGCATTAAACACCCAAACCTGGTGCGATACTTCGGAGTTGAGCTCCATCGG GAGGAGATGTATATCTTCATGGAGTACTGTGATGAGGGCACACTGGAGGAGGTGTCCAGACTGGGGCTGCAAGAGCATGTCATCAGGCTTTACAGTAAACAGATCACTACAGCCATCAATGTCCTGCATGAACATGGCATTGTGCACCGCGACATCAAGG GAGCCAACATCTTTCTGACGTCATCGGGCCTGATTAAACTGGGTGATTTTGGCTGCTCAGTCAAGTTGAGGAACAACACTCACACCATGCCAGGAGAGGTGAACAGCACACTGGGAACAGCAG cCTACATGGCACCTGaagtcatcacaagagcaaaGGGAGAAGGTCATGGAAGAGCAGCAGACATT